The following coding sequences lie in one Streptomyces albofaciens JCM 4342 genomic window:
- a CDS encoding non-ribosomal peptide synthetase: MRGNRNIRAARTETAGIELSSGQQRMWFVNRLENTGTAYTMATAVRLTGALDRPALEAAWADVVGRHEALRTVFSEADGEARQRVLDDPPAGLTARGVTEQEVAGALAAEAGREFDLRSEPPCRATLYALSAREHVLLLVVHHIAVDGRSLEILARDLSRAYTARSRGRRPDWAPLPLAYTDFARRQQELLGAERDPESVYGRQLAYWQRNLAGLPAQLDLPCDRPRPAEPRHEGGSVPVRIPAHTHRALLELARDCDATPLMVVRAALAVLLSRLGAGADIPTGSPADGRTDPALEDLVGFAANTLVLRTDLTGDPVFTEVVRRVRATERAAEAHQDLPFEHLVAVLNPDRSLARHPLFQVLLVLEDAPGAAWDLAGLTAVPERVGIEAARDDLTFGLFDLYLNLSERHDADGAPRGIEGGLWHNAELFDRETAVALAARLTAVLAQLTADPALPVSRVDALLDGEGERLLTEVNTGRPAPPDTTVPARFAEVAGRFPDAPAVVCGARTLTYAELDARANRFARHLHTGGVAPGDRVGVLLPRSADLVVTLLGIAKAGAVAVPVDPSYPAERVRYLLADSAPALVISGPEAVREDALRDFSPAPLPVRTSPESGLYVMYTSGSTGTPKGVTATHGGVAALALDSCWGDIGTGRVLFHAPHAFDASTFELWVPLLNGGCVVVAPPVDLDGATLARLTADHALTAVHVTAGLFRVLAQETPECFAGLRRILTGGDVVPAEAVAQVAEACPQAALHHLYGPTEITLCATTHTLPPGTPAPAVLPIGAPRDGVRVFVLDHALRPVPVGVTGELYVAGRGVAPGYLNRPALTAERFVACPYGGGRMYRTGDLVRWDRDGNLVFLRRADDQVKVRGFRIEPAEIETVLGQAPGVDQVAVVVREDRPGDKRLVAYVVGDTAGIRDFAADRLPDHMVPATVITLDTLPLTANGKVDRAALPAPDYAAATTDRAPRTPHEQTLCRLFAEVLGLERVGIDDRFFDLGGDSLLAMRLTSRARAALGVEIPITVVFESPTVAGLAGRLNELGAGRPPVVPAERPDVLPLSFGQQRMWFANRLEETSGAYNMAMAVRLTGALDIPALRAAWADVIARHEPLRTVFPERDGVPHQLVLDAGDHAEDLLIVPTTEDALDTDLADHVGRRFALDTAPPRRATLFELPDGAHVLLVVVHHIAADGWSMGVLARDLSTAYAARSAGRAPDPRPLPVQYADYTLWQHDLLDSRNGLLDEQLAHWTRTLAGLPDQIALPTDRPRPAAAGHHGAVLPFTVDARVHRRLSEIARDGDTTLFTVAQAAVVLLLSRLGAGDDIPLGTPVTDRTDETLHDVVGFFLNTLVLRTDAAGDPSFRELVARARDADLAAYAHQDLPFEHLVEALKPARSAARHPLFQVLLVLEDALHPAWDLPGLAAAPVPVPPATVEFDLALGLAARPGGAGLDGYLEYATDLFDPEGAQQLITRLLAVLGQVAADPDIRLGEVELLAPGERERLVSGVNVGAATVEDRTVLGLFEAAVRRSWADIAVRADDVSLTYGELDARANRFARYLHSRGVVPGDRVGVTLPRSAELITVLLGIVKAGAVFVPVDTSYPAERVRFLLADSAPALVVGEAEVREAADEDFPAARLPVRVSPESALYVMYTSGSTGTPKGVVATHGGVAALALDSCWGDIGTGRVLFHAPHAFDASTFELWVPLLNGGCVVVAPPVDLDGAALARLTADHALTAVHVTAGLFRVFAQETPECFAGLRHILAGGDVVPAEAVARVAQACPAAVIHHLYGPTESTLCATMFAIEPGSKVPSVLPIGGPRDGLRVFVLDGFLRPVPVGVPGELYVAGRGVARGYLGRPGPTAERFVACPFGGRMYWTGDVVRWDRDGRLVFLGRADDQVKIRGFRIELAEVEAVLGQCPGVAQVAAFVREDQPGDKRLVAYVVGDAVRVRDFAAERLPDYMVPSAMVVLDELPLTANGKVDRAALPAPDYAGSVSDRAPRTPQEQILCRLFAEVLGLERVGIDDGFFDLGGDSLLATRLASRIKGALGAEISVRVLFEAPTVAGLAGRLDEFEAVRPVLVPAERPDPMPLSFGQQRMWFLHSLEGPSPTNNIPLAIRLTGELDTAALETAWGDVVARHETLRTRYPEHGGSARQDIVDAADVTVRLSTARVGADEIGQALAAGVEQGFRIESELPWRVTLFEVTPDEHVLLIVVHHIAADGWSMGVLADDLATAYTARADGRAPGWAPPMVQYADFTLWQRELLAQDTEDGLFGRQAAFWSQALAGLPEHLKLPFDRPRPPVATHRGAFLPFTVDAAAHRRLLEIARDCDATLFMVAQAAVAVLLSRLGAGEDIPLGTPIAGRTDEAVDDLVGNFLNTLVLRTDVSGNPAFTELVARVRETDLAAYAHQDLPFEHLVEVLNPVRSLARHPLFQVAFALQNAPETHFDAPGLASRLVPVEMSTSKFDLSVLMWERRDAEGAAAGLECYLEFATDLFDRATAEGLVARLLRVLDQVTADPSVRAGRVDVLGEDERNRVTAAAAPDRADARGETVTRCFERIAARHAEAPAVRYGHATLTYAELDARANRCAWYLRAKGVTAGDRVAVMLDRSADLVTVLLGIAKAGAVAVPVDTAYPVERVRFLLEDSAPVVVMTRSEVAEALKHFPAVPLPVPVSPESGLYVMYTSGSTGTPKGVVATHANVAALALDPCWDGIGTGRVLFHAPHTFDASTLELWVPLLNGGCVVVAPAVDLDGATLAGLVTEHEVTAVHVTAGLFRVLAQETPGCFAGLRHVLTGGDVVPAEAVARVTGACPGAAVHHLYGPTETTLCATTHTLPPGAEAPPVLPIGRPREGVRVFVLDTHLHPVPTDVAGELYVAGSGVAHGYLGRAALTAERFVACPYGGGRMYRTGDLVRWDRDGNLVFLGRADDQVKVRGFRIEPAEMEMVLGQAPGVDQVAVVVREDRPGDKRLVAYVVGDTAGVRDFAADRLPDYMIPGTLVPLDALPITGNGKVDRAALPAPDYRAASAGRAPHTPLEALFCRMFAEVLGLGTGDAGTGPAGPDTAADTGVGADANFFELGGDSIISLQLVARAARAGYRISTTDVFQHKTPEALALVAEPVTEDETRHDDGAGPVPLTPVMRQLADRNALAGPLFQTAMVWTPTGLTGAELTAALQAVLDHHGALRFQLDPVSDTGADDGTGGLRVRPPGEVRAAELLRTVRLPGPAEQITATIVREQCAAATGRLDPHTGRVLQAVWFDAGQHRPGRLFLAAHHLCVDSASWRILLDDLALAHEAVAAGAEPELPPVRTSFRRWAELLRRSAHDPARAAELPLWKRVGAPTAPLLPTAPTGPGGSGEMSTTLSAATTTALLTTVPAAFHAEVTEVLLAALVLAVADWRGRPGAVLVDLERHGRESDLAPGVDLSRTVGWFTSVHPVRLDPGGGKPGPLGAETVLKRVKEQVRELPEHGIGHGLLRRLNTRTAGALAGLAEPPILFNYLGRVPAADRPDAATAWTATGDPHPPEGVRTHPVDLDARTEDTAEGPRLTARWAWDPALVSEDGMRRLAQAWSRAAETLAACAEQAGAGGRTPSDLDLISLTQDDIDQLETEWGK, from the coding sequence GTGCGCGGAAACCGGAATATCCGCGCTGCCCGGACGGAGACGGCGGGGATCGAGCTGTCGTCCGGCCAGCAGCGCATGTGGTTCGTCAACAGGCTGGAGAACACCGGCACCGCCTACACGATGGCGACGGCCGTCCGGCTCACCGGCGCGCTGGACCGGCCGGCCCTGGAAGCGGCCTGGGCCGATGTCGTCGGGCGCCACGAGGCGCTGCGCACGGTCTTCTCCGAGGCGGACGGCGAGGCCCGGCAACGGGTCCTGGACGATCCGCCCGCCGGGCTCACGGCGCGCGGCGTCACCGAGCAGGAGGTGGCCGGCGCCCTGGCGGCGGAGGCGGGCCGGGAGTTCGACCTCCGGTCCGAGCCGCCGTGCCGGGCGACGCTGTATGCCCTGTCCGCCCGTGAACACGTGCTGCTGCTGGTGGTGCACCACATCGCCGTGGACGGCCGGTCGCTGGAAATCCTGGCCCGCGACCTGTCCCGGGCCTATACCGCCCGCTCGCGGGGGCGCCGGCCGGACTGGGCGCCGCTGCCCCTCGCGTACACGGACTTCGCCCGGCGCCAGCAGGAACTGCTCGGCGCGGAGCGGGACCCGGAGAGCGTGTACGGACGCCAGCTCGCCTACTGGCAGCGGAACCTGGCGGGGCTGCCCGCCCAGCTCGACCTCCCCTGCGACCGGCCCCGCCCCGCCGAGCCCCGGCACGAGGGCGGCTCCGTCCCGGTCCGCATCCCGGCGCACACCCACCGGGCGCTGCTGGAACTCGCCCGCGACTGCGACGCCACGCCGCTCATGGTGGTACGGGCCGCGCTGGCCGTCCTGCTCTCCCGGCTGGGTGCCGGTGCGGACATTCCCACCGGCTCCCCGGCCGACGGCCGCACCGACCCCGCCCTCGAAGACCTCGTGGGATTCGCGGCCAACACCCTCGTCCTGCGGACGGACCTCACCGGCGACCCGGTCTTCACCGAGGTGGTCCGGCGGGTCCGCGCCACGGAACGGGCCGCCGAGGCGCATCAGGACCTCCCGTTCGAGCATCTCGTCGCGGTGCTGAACCCCGACCGCTCACTGGCCCGGCACCCCCTCTTCCAGGTCCTGCTGGTGCTGGAGGACGCGCCCGGCGCCGCCTGGGACCTGGCCGGACTGACCGCCGTACCGGAGCGGGTCGGTATCGAGGCCGCCCGGGACGACCTGACGTTCGGCCTCTTCGACCTCTACCTCAACCTCAGCGAGCGGCACGACGCCGACGGGGCGCCGCGCGGCATCGAGGGCGGGCTCTGGCACAACGCGGAACTCTTCGACCGGGAGACGGCCGTCGCCCTGGCCGCCCGGCTCACCGCGGTCCTCGCCCAGCTGACGGCGGACCCGGCGCTGCCGGTGAGCCGGGTGGACGCGCTGCTCGACGGCGAAGGGGAGCGGCTGCTCACCGAGGTGAACACCGGCCGCCCGGCCCCGCCGGACACGACCGTGCCCGCCCGCTTCGCGGAGGTCGCCGGCCGCTTCCCGGACGCGCCCGCCGTCGTCTGCGGCGCGCGCACCCTCACGTACGCCGAACTGGACGCACGGGCCAACCGTTTCGCCCGGCACCTGCACACCGGGGGAGTGGCACCCGGTGACCGGGTGGGCGTCCTGCTGCCGCGCTCCGCGGACCTGGTCGTCACCCTCCTCGGCATCGCGAAGGCGGGCGCGGTGGCCGTACCGGTCGACCCGTCCTACCCGGCCGAGCGGGTGCGGTACCTGCTCGCGGACTCCGCGCCCGCGCTGGTGATCAGCGGCCCGGAAGCGGTCCGGGAGGACGCCCTGCGCGACTTCTCGCCCGCGCCGCTGCCGGTCCGGACATCACCGGAGTCCGGTCTGTACGTCATGTACACCTCCGGCTCGACCGGCACGCCCAAGGGCGTGACGGCCACCCACGGCGGCGTCGCGGCCCTGGCGCTGGACTCCTGCTGGGGCGACATCGGCACCGGGCGCGTCCTGTTCCACGCGCCGCACGCCTTCGACGCCTCGACGTTCGAGCTGTGGGTGCCGCTGCTGAACGGCGGGTGCGTCGTGGTGGCGCCGCCGGTGGATCTGGACGGGGCGACGCTGGCCCGGCTGACCGCCGACCACGCGCTGACGGCCGTACACGTCACGGCAGGCCTGTTCCGCGTCCTCGCGCAGGAGACCCCGGAGTGCTTCGCCGGGCTGCGGCGCATCCTGACCGGCGGCGACGTGGTCCCCGCCGAAGCCGTCGCCCAGGTGGCCGAGGCCTGCCCGCAGGCTGCGCTGCACCACCTGTACGGCCCGACGGAAATCACCCTCTGCGCCACCACCCACACCCTCCCGCCCGGCACACCGGCGCCCGCGGTCCTCCCGATCGGCGCTCCGCGCGACGGCGTACGGGTCTTCGTCCTGGACCACGCCCTGCGCCCGGTACCGGTCGGCGTGACCGGCGAACTGTACGTCGCGGGGCGCGGCGTGGCCCCCGGCTACCTGAACCGCCCCGCCCTGACCGCGGAACGCTTCGTGGCCTGCCCGTACGGCGGCGGGCGCATGTACCGCACCGGCGACCTGGTGCGCTGGGACCGGGACGGCAACCTCGTCTTCCTGCGCCGCGCCGACGACCAGGTGAAGGTCCGGGGCTTCCGCATCGAGCCCGCCGAGATCGAGACGGTCCTCGGGCAGGCGCCGGGCGTGGACCAGGTGGCCGTCGTCGTACGGGAGGACCGGCCCGGCGACAAGCGGCTGGTCGCGTACGTCGTCGGCGACACCGCCGGAATACGCGACTTCGCCGCCGACCGGCTGCCGGACCACATGGTCCCCGCCACCGTCATCACCCTCGACACGCTGCCGCTGACCGCCAACGGCAAGGTCGACCGGGCCGCGCTGCCCGCCCCCGACTACGCGGCGGCCACCACGGACCGCGCGCCCCGCACCCCGCACGAGCAGACCCTGTGCCGACTGTTCGCCGAGGTCCTCGGCCTGGAGCGGGTCGGCATCGACGACCGGTTCTTCGACCTGGGCGGCGACTCCCTCCTGGCCATGCGGCTGACCAGCCGCGCCCGCGCCGCCCTGGGCGTCGAGATACCGATCACCGTGGTGTTCGAGTCGCCCACCGTCGCGGGGCTGGCCGGACGGCTGAACGAGCTGGGCGCCGGCCGGCCGCCCGTGGTCCCGGCGGAGCGGCCCGATGTCCTGCCGCTGTCGTTCGGGCAGCAGCGCATGTGGTTCGCGAACCGGCTGGAGGAAACCAGCGGCGCCTACAACATGGCGATGGCCGTCCGCCTCACCGGAGCCCTGGACATCCCCGCGCTGCGTGCCGCCTGGGCGGACGTCATCGCCCGCCACGAGCCGCTGCGCACGGTCTTTCCCGAGCGCGACGGCGTACCCCACCAGCTCGTGCTGGACGCCGGGGACCACGCCGAGGACCTGCTCATCGTGCCCACCACCGAAGACGCCCTGGACACCGACCTGGCCGACCACGTCGGCCGCAGGTTCGCCCTCGACACGGCACCGCCCCGGCGGGCGACGCTGTTCGAGCTGCCCGACGGCGCCCATGTCCTGCTCGTGGTCGTGCACCACATCGCCGCCGACGGCTGGTCGATGGGCGTCCTCGCGCGCGACCTCTCGACGGCGTACGCCGCGCGCAGTGCGGGCCGCGCGCCGGACCCGCGGCCGCTGCCCGTCCAGTACGCCGACTACACCCTCTGGCAGCACGACCTCCTCGACAGCCGCAACGGCCTGCTCGACGAACAGCTCGCCCACTGGACCAGGACCCTCGCCGGCCTGCCGGACCAGATCGCCCTGCCCACCGACCGGCCCCGCCCCGCCGCGGCCGGCCACCACGGCGCCGTCCTGCCGTTCACCGTCGACGCCCGGGTGCACCGGCGGCTGAGCGAGATCGCCCGCGACGGTGACACCACCCTGTTCACGGTCGCCCAGGCCGCGGTCGTCCTGCTGCTGTCCCGGCTCGGCGCGGGCGACGACATCCCGCTCGGCACCCCCGTCACGGACCGCACCGACGAGACCCTGCACGACGTCGTCGGCTTCTTCCTCAACACCCTGGTCCTGCGCACCGACGCCGCGGGCGATCCGAGCTTCCGGGAGCTGGTGGCCCGCGCCCGGGACGCCGACCTCGCCGCCTACGCCCACCAGGACCTCCCCTTCGAGCACCTCGTGGAAGCCCTGAAACCCGCCCGGTCGGCCGCCCGGCACCCGCTGTTCCAGGTGCTGCTGGTGCTGGAGGACGCGCTCCACCCCGCCTGGGACCTGCCCGGCCTCGCCGCGGCCCCGGTCCCCGTCCCGCCTGCGACGGTCGAGTTCGACCTGGCCCTCGGCCTGGCGGCGCGGCCCGGCGGCGCGGGCCTGGACGGCTACCTGGAGTACGCCACCGACCTCTTCGACCCGGAGGGCGCTCAGCAGCTGATCACCCGGCTGCTCGCGGTGCTCGGCCAGGTCGCCGCCGACCCGGACATACGGCTCGGCGAGGTCGAACTCCTCGCCCCCGGGGAGCGGGAACGGCTCGTCTCCGGCGTCAACGTCGGAGCGGCGACCGTCGAGGACCGTACGGTCCTCGGCCTGTTCGAGGCGGCCGTGCGGCGGTCGTGGGCCGATATCGCCGTACGGGCGGACGACGTGTCCCTGACGTACGGCGAACTGGACGCGCGCGCGAACCGGTTCGCCCGGTATCTGCACAGCAGGGGAGTGGTGCCCGGTGACCGGGTCGGGGTGACACTGCCGCGCTCGGCGGAGCTGATCACCGTGCTGCTGGGCATCGTGAAGGCGGGAGCCGTCTTCGTGCCGGTGGACACGTCGTATCCGGCGGAGCGGGTGCGGTTCCTGCTGGCGGACTCCGCACCGGCCCTGGTGGTGGGCGAGGCGGAGGTGCGGGAGGCGGCCGACGAGGACTTCCCGGCGGCCCGGCTGCCGGTACGCGTATCGCCGGAGTCGGCCCTGTACGTGATGTACACCTCCGGCTCGACCGGCACGCCCAAGGGAGTGGTGGCCACCCACGGCGGCGTCGCGGCCCTGGCGCTGGACTCCTGCTGGGGCGACATCGGCACCGGGCGCGTCCTGTTCCACGCGCCGCACGCCTTCGACGCCTCGACGTTCGAGCTGTGGGTGCCGCTGCTGAACGGCGGGTGCGTGGTGGTGGCGCCGCCGGTGGATCTGGACGGGGCGGCGCTGGCCCGGCTGACCGCCGACCACGCGCTGACGGCCGTACACGTCACGGCAGGCCTGTTCCGCGTCTTCGCGCAGGAGACCCCGGAGTGCTTCGCCGGTCTCCGCCACATCCTCGCCGGCGGTGACGTGGTCCCCGCCGAAGCCGTCGCCCGCGTCGCCCAGGCCTGTCCCGCCGCCGTGATCCACCACCTGTACGGCCCGACGGAATCCACGCTGTGCGCCACGATGTTCGCCATCGAACCGGGCTCCAAGGTGCCGTCCGTGCTGCCGATCGGCGGGCCCCGGGACGGTCTGCGGGTCTTCGTCCTCGACGGATTCCTGCGCCCGGTCCCGGTGGGCGTGCCCGGGGAGCTGTACGTCGCGGGGCGCGGCGTGGCCCGTGGCTATCTGGGCCGCCCGGGCCCGACGGCGGAACGGTTCGTGGCCTGCCCCTTCGGCGGGCGGATGTACTGGACGGGCGACGTGGTCCGCTGGGACCGGGACGGACGCCTCGTGTTCCTCGGGCGCGCCGACGACCAGGTGAAGATCCGGGGATTCCGGATCGAATTGGCCGAGGTCGAGGCGGTGCTCGGACAGTGCCCCGGCGTGGCCCAGGTGGCGGCGTTCGTACGGGAGGACCAGCCGGGCGACAAACGGCTGGTGGCGTATGTCGTCGGGGATGCCGTACGGGTACGGGATTTCGCGGCGGAGCGGTTGCCGGATTACATGGTGCCGTCGGCGATGGTGGTGCTGGACGAGCTGCCGCTGACGGCCAACGGCAAGGTGGACCGGGCGGCGTTGCCCGCGCCGGATTATGCGGGGTCTGTCTCGGACCGTGCGCCGCGTACGCCTCAGGAGCAGATTCTCTGCCGTCTGTTTGCCGAGGTATTGGGCCTGGAGCGGGTCGGTATCGATGACGGGTTCTTCGACCTGGGCGGGGATTCGCTGCTGGCGACCCGTCTGGCCAGTCGTATCAAGGGGGCTCTGGGCGCGGAGATTTCGGTGCGGGTGCTGTTCGAGGCGCCCACCGTTGCCGGGCTTGCGGGACGTTTGGATGAATTCGAGGCGGTGCGGCCTGTTCTCGTACCGGCCGAGCGCCCCGACCCGATGCCGTTGTCGTTCGGGCAGCAGCGGATGTGGTTCCTGCACAGCCTGGAAGGCCCCAGTCCGACCAACAACATTCCCCTCGCCATTCGCCTGACCGGGGAATTGGATACCGCGGCGTTGGAGACGGCCTGGGGGGACGTGGTCGCTCGGCACGAAACCCTCCGCACCCGCTACCCCGAGCACGGCGGCAGCGCCCGCCAGGACATCGTGGACGCGGCGGACGTGACCGTACGCCTCTCCACCGCCCGGGTCGGCGCCGACGAGATCGGACAGGCCCTCGCGGCGGGTGTCGAGCAGGGCTTCCGCATCGAGAGCGAACTGCCGTGGCGCGTCACGCTCTTCGAGGTGACGCCGGACGAGCACGTGCTGCTGATCGTGGTCCATCACATCGCCGCCGACGGCTGGTCCATGGGCGTGCTGGCCGACGACCTGGCGACGGCCTACACGGCGCGTGCCGACGGCCGCGCGCCCGGCTGGGCGCCGCCGATGGTGCAGTACGCCGACTTCACCCTCTGGCAGCGTGAACTCCTCGCCCAGGACACCGAGGACGGCCTCTTCGGGCGGCAGGCCGCGTTCTGGTCCCAGGCGCTGGCCGGACTGCCCGAGCACCTGAAACTGCCCTTCGACCGGCCCCGCCCACCGGTGGCGACCCACCGGGGAGCGTTCCTGCCCTTCACGGTGGACGCCGCCGCGCACCGCCGCCTGCTGGAGATCGCCCGGGACTGCGACGCCACGCTGTTCATGGTCGCCCAGGCCGCCGTCGCCGTGCTGCTCTCACGGCTCGGCGCCGGGGAGGACATCCCGCTCGGCACACCCATCGCGGGCCGTACGGACGAGGCCGTGGACGACCTGGTCGGCAACTTCCTCAACACGCTGGTGCTGCGCACCGACGTCAGCGGCAACCCGGCCTTCACCGAACTCGTCGCCCGGGTACGGGAGACCGACCTCGCCGCCTACGCCCACCAGGACCTGCCGTTCGAGCACCTGGTGGAGGTGCTGAACCCGGTGCGCTCGCTGGCCCGGCACCCGCTGTTCCAGGTCGCCTTCGCCCTCCAGAACGCGCCCGAGACCCACTTCGACGCCCCGGGCCTGGCCTCCCGGCTGGTGCCGGTGGAGATGTCCACCTCGAAGTTCGACCTGTCGGTCCTGATGTGGGAACGCCGGGACGCCGAGGGCGCCGCCGCGGGCCTGGAGTGCTATCTCGAATTCGCCACCGACCTCTTCGACCGCGCGACCGCCGAGGGCCTGGTGGCCCGTCTGCTGCGGGTGCTCGACCAGGTCACCGCCGACCCCTCCGTACGGGCCGGCCGGGTCGACGTGCTCGGCGAGGACGAGCGGAACCGGGTCACCGCCGCGGCGGCGCCGGACCGGGCGGACGCGCGGGGCGAGACCGTCACGCGGTGCTTCGAGCGGATCGCCGCCCGGCACGCGGAGGCGCCCGCGGTGCGGTACGGGCACGCCACGCTGACGTACGCGGAACTGGACGCGCGGGCGAACCGGTGCGCCTGGTACCTGCGCGCGAAGGGCGTCACCGCCGGGGACCGGGTCGCGGTGATGCTGGACCGCTCGGCGGACCTCGTCACCGTGCTCCTCGGCATCGCCAAGGCGGGCGCGGTGGCCGTACCGGTGGACACCGCCTACCCGGTCGAGCGGGTGCGGTTCCTGCTGGAGGACTCCGCCCCCGTCGTGGTCATGACGCGTTCCGAGGTGGCGGAGGCGCTGAAGCACTTCCCGGCCGTCCCGCTGCCGGTACCGGTGTCGCCGGAGTCCGGCCTGTACGTGATGTACACCTCCGGCTCGACCGGAACGCCCAAGGGCGTCGTCGCGACCCACGCGAACGTCGCCGCGCTCGCCCTCGACCCCTGCTGGGACGGCATCGGCACGGGCCGCGTCCTCTTCCACGCCCCGCACACCTTCGACGCCTCCACCCTGGAGCTGTGGGTGCCGCTGCTCAACGGCGGCTGCGTGGTGGTCGCGCCCGCCGTGGACCTGGACGGCGCGACGCTCGCCGGGCTCGTCACGGAGCACGAGGTCACGGCGGTGCACGTGACCGCCGGGCTGTTCCGCGTCCTGGCGCAGGAGACCCCCGGGTGCTTCGCGGGCCTGCGGCACGTACTGACCGGCGGCGACGTGGTCCCGGCCGAAGCCGTCGCCCGGGTCACCGGGGCGTGCCCCGGCGCCGCGGTCCACCACCTGTACGGACCGACCGAGACCACCCTCTGCGCCACCACCCACACCCTCCCGCCCGGCGCGGAAGCCCCGCCCGTGCTGCCGATCGGCCGCCCGCGCGAGGGCGTACGGGTCTTCGTCCTGGACACCCACCTGCACCCGGTGCCCACGGACGTGGCGGGGGAGCTGTACGTGGCCGGCTCCGGTGTCGCGCACGGCTACCTCGGCCGCGCGGCGCTGACCGCCGAGCGGTTCGTGGCCTGCCCGTACGGCGGCGGGCGCATGTACCGCACCGGGGACCTGGTGCGCTGGGACCGGGACGGCAACCTCGTCTTCCTCGGGCGCGCCGACGACCAGGTGAAGGTCCGGGGGTTCCGCATCGAGCCCGCCGAGATGGAGATGGTCCTCGGGCAGGCGCCGGGTGTGGACCAGGTGGCCGTCGTCGTGCGGGAGGACCGGCCCGGCGACAAGCGGCTGGTCGCGTACGTCGTCGGCGACACCGCCGGGGTACGGGACTTCGCGGCCGACCGGCTGCCGGACTACATGATCCCCGGCACCCTCGTCCCCCTCGACGCGCTGCCCATCACCGGCAACGGCAAGGTGGACCGGGCGGCGCTGCCCGCTCCCGACTACAGGGCGGCGTCGGCGGGACGGGCTCCCCACACCCCGCTGGAAGCACTGTTCTGCCGCATGTTCGCGGAAGTCCTCGGTCTCGGTACGGGAGACGCGGGTACGGGCCCGGCCGGCCCGGACACCGCGGCGGACACCGGCGTCGGCGCCGACGCCAACTTCTTCGAGCTGGGCGGCGACAGCATCATCTCCCTCCAACTCGTCGCCCGCGCCGCCCGGGCCGGATACCGGATCAGCACCACGGACGTCTTCCAGCACAAGACGCCGGAAGCCCTCGCCTTGGTCGCCGAGCCCGTCACGGAGGACGAGACCCGGCACGACGACGGCGCGGGCCCGGTGCCGCTCACCCCGGTCATGCGTCAGCTCGCCGACCGGAACGCGCTGGCCGGACCGCTGTTCCAGACCGCCATGGTGTGGACGCCGACCGGCCTCACCGGCGCGGAACTCACCGCCGCCCTGCAAGCCGTCCTCGACCACCACGGCGCCCTGCGGTTCCAGCTCGATCCCGTGAGCGACACCGGTGCCGACGACGGCACCGGCGGCCTGCGCGTCCGGCCGCCGGGCGAGGTGCGGGCGGCGGAGCTGCTGCGTACGGTCCGCCTGCCCGGCCCGGCCGAACAGATCACGGCCACGATCGTCCGCGAACAGTGCGCCGCCGCGACCGGCCGCCTCGACCCGCACACCGGCCGCGTCTTGCAAGCCGTGTGGTTCGACGCCGGGCAGCACCGGCCAGGACGGCTCTTCCTGGCCGCGCACCACCTCTGCGTGGACAGCGCCTCCTGGCGCATCCTCCTCGACGACCTGGCCCTCGCCCACGAAGCCGTGGCGGCGGGCGCCGAGCCGGAGCTGCCCCCGGTCCGCACGTCCTTCCGCCGCTGGGCCGAACTGCTGCGGCGGAGCGCCCACGACCCGGCGCGGGCCGCCGAACTGCCGCTCTGGAAACGGGTCGGCGCACCCACGGCCCCGCTCCTGCCGACGGCGCCCACGGGGCCGGGCGGTTCCGGCGAGATGAGTACGACGCTGTCGGCCGCCACCACGACGGCGCTGCTGACCACCGTCCCGGCGGCCTTCCACGCCGAGGTCACCGAAGTGCTCCTCGCCGCGCTGGTGCTGGCGGTCGCCGACTGGCGCGGCCGGCCCGGCGCCGTCCTGGTCGACCTGGAACGGCACGGCCGCGAGAGTGATCTCGCCCCCGGCGTGGACCTGTCCCGTACGGTCGGCTGGTTCACCAGCGTCCACCCGGTCCGGCTCGACCCGGGCGGCGGCAAACCCGGCCCCCTCGGCGCCGAAACCGTACTCAAACGCGTCAAGGAGCAGGTCAGGGAACTGCCCGAGCACGGCATCGGGCACGGCCTGCTCCGCCGGCTGAACACGAGGACGGCCGGTGCGCTGGCCGGTCTCGCCGAACCCCCGATCCTGTTCAACTACCTCGGCCGCGTCCCCGCCGCGGACCGACCGGACGCGGCCACCGCCTGGACCGCCACCGGCGACCCCCACCCGCCCGAAGGCGTCCGCACCCACCCCGTGGACCTCGACGCCCGTACCGAGGACACCGCCGAAGGCCCCCGGCTGACGGCGCGCTGGGCCTGGGACCCGGCGCTGGTCTCCGAGGACGGCATGCGGCGCCTCGCCCAGGCGTGGTCCCGGGCCGCCGAGACCCTCGCGGCCTGCGCCGAGCAGGCCGGCGCGGGCGGCCGCACCCCGTCGGACCTCGATCTCATCTCCCTCACACAGGACGACATCGACCAGCTCGAAACGGAATGGGGAAAGTGA